In the genome of Mauremys mutica isolate MM-2020 ecotype Southern chromosome 8, ASM2049712v1, whole genome shotgun sequence, one region contains:
- the JUN gene encoding transcription factor AP-1, with the protein MTAKMEPTFYDDALNATFVQPESGGYGYNNPKVLKQNMTLNLADPSSNLKPHLRNKNADILTSPDVGLLKLASPELERLIIQSSNGLITTTPTPTQFLCPKNVTDEQEGFAEGFVRALAELHNQNTMPSVTSAAQPVNSGMTPVSSMAGNNGFNTTLHSEPPVYANLSNFNPSALSTAPNYTANNMGYPPQHHINPPMPVQHPRLQALKEEPQTVPEMPGETPPLSPIDMESQERIKAERKRMRNRIAASKCRKRKLERIARLEEKVKTLKAQNSELASTANMLREQVAQLKQKVMNHVNSGCQLMLTQQLQTF; encoded by the coding sequence ATGACTGCAAAGATGGAACCTACATTCTATGATGATGCCCTAAATGCTACCTTTGTACAGCCAGAAAGTGGTGGTTATGGATATAATAATCCTAAAGTCCTGAAGCAGAATATGACTCTAAATCTGGCTGATCCTTCAAGCAACCTCAAGCCCCACCTGAGGAACAAGAATGCTGATATTCTTACCTCCCCAGATGTTGGTCTCCTCAAGCTGGCATCTCCTGAACTGGAAAGGCTCATCATCCAGTCCAGCAATGGCTTGATCACCACCACTCCCACCCCAACACAGTTTCTCTGTCCCAAAAATGTTACTGATGAGCAAGAAGGGTTTGCTGAAGGCTTTGtgagggcactggcagagctacaCAACCAGAATACGATGCCCAGTGTTACATCCGCTGCCCAGCCTGTTAACAGTGGTATGACACCTGTTTCTTCTATGGCTGGCAACAATGGTTTCAACACCACTTTGCACAGCGAGCCTCCAGTGTATGCCAATCTCAGCAACTTTAACCCAAGTGCACTCAGCACAGCACCTAACTACACTGCAAATAACATGGGCTATCCACCTCAGCATCATATTAATCCTCCGATGCCAGTGCAGCATCCTAGGCTGCAAGCTTTGAAAGAGGAGCCCCAGACTGTACCTGAAATGCCAGGAGAGACACCTCCACTGTCCCCTATTGATATGGAGTCACAGGAGAGGATCAAGGCTGAGAGGAAGCGCATGAGAAACAGAATTGCAGCCTCCAAATGCCGGAAAAGGAAGTTGGAAAGGATTGCCAGATTGGAAGAAAAAGTGAAAACTTTGAAAGCCCAGAACTCAGAACTGGCATCCACTGCCAACATGCTCAGAGAACAGGTTGCACAGCTTAAGCAGAAGGTCATGAACCATGTCAACAGTGGATGCCAGCTAATGCTAACACAACAGTTGCAAACATTTTGA